One Vibrio sp. CDRSL-10 TSBA genomic window, ATGTATATGGTTGGCCGTTCGCTGATTGGCGTTTCGATCGGCGGTTTCTGGGCCCTTTCTGCTGCATGTGCGATGCGCCTGGTGCCGAAAAACCAGGTGCCAAAAGCACTGGCCATTTTTAATGGCGGCAATGCCCTGGCGATGATTCTGGCCGCTCCTCTGGGCAGCTATTTAGGCTCAATAGTGGGCTGGCGCGGCGCTTTCTGGTGCCTGGTTCCACTTTCTCTGTTTGCTTTTGTCTGGCAATACATCAGCTTACCGGCGATGAAAAGTGAGCAGCAAGGTGGTGGTGTTGGCCGCTTATGGACCTTGATCAAAACCCCGGTGATTGGTATTGGGATGGCCGCAGTGGGTCTGTTTTTCATGGGTCAGTTTACCCTCTACACTTATATTCGCCCATTTTTGGAAACGGTCACTCAGATTGATGCGACTCTGGTCTCGCTGTCACTGCTGATTGTCGGTATTGCCGGATTTGTCGGCACCGCATTGATTGGCCGATTCCTCAATAAAAGTCTGTACGGCACATTGATCATGATCCCGTTGCTGATGGCGGTCATTGGGATGTCGATGATGCTGCTTGGCCATTCGTTCAGCGCCGTCGCGGTTGCTCTGGCATGCTGGGGGCTGCTGGCTACCGCTGCCCCTGTCGGCTGGTGGACCTGGGTTGCCCGTATCATGCCGGATGATTCAGAAGCCGGCGGCGGAATGATGGTCGCCGTTATTCAGCTCACTATCGCACTGGGCTCAACCTTGGGTGGTATCCTGTATGACTTCTCCGGCCATGAGCTGGCATTTAGCGTTGCCGCAATAATCATGGTTCTCGCCTCAGGCGCAGCGTATCTGAGTTCTCGCGGGCACAGCGACAAATAGACACCTTCATTCAGCCAGCGTTCAAGATTGCACGCTGGCTCAAGGATTACAAGTTGTACACTGAGGTCGGGCTGCGTGCTTCATCGAGCAACGCATCGATAACGATTCTCTGGCGCGGTTTGAGATAGCGAGAACGCGGCCAGACTGCGTGAATAGGCATCTCCGCGCCCGCCCATTGGTCAAGGACGGT contains:
- a CDS encoding MFS transporter — its product is MSDTQAIQQERAANSTSAAHQPRAYWSGVFAMTLCVFTLIASEFMPVSLLTAISSDLGVSTGLVGQGIAISGAFAVITSLSISTIAAKRDRKHLLLSLTALMLISGAIIAEASDYTMYMVGRSLIGVSIGGFWALSAACAMRLVPKNQVPKALAIFNGGNALAMILAAPLGSYLGSIVGWRGAFWCLVPLSLFAFVWQYISLPAMKSEQQGGGVGRLWTLIKTPVIGIGMAAVGLFFMGQFTLYTYIRPFLETVTQIDATLVSLSLLIVGIAGFVGTALIGRFLNKSLYGTLIMIPLLMAVIGMSMMLLGHSFSAVAVALACWGLLATAAPVGWWTWVARIMPDDSEAGGGMMVAVIQLTIALGSTLGGILYDFSGHELAFSVAAIIMVLASGAAYLSSRGHSDK